The window GTGGGAGGGCCTTGGATATTATAACCGGGTACGGAATATGCAGAAAGCCGCCCGTCAGATTATGGAAGAGTATGGAGGAGTGTTCCCAGAGGATTACGAAGACATCCGGGGACTAACCGGAATTGGCAGTTATACTGCGGGGGCCATCAGTTCCTTTGCTTATGGGCTTCCAAGGGCAGCAGTGGATGGCAATGTGCTTCGGGTCGTGGCCAGGCTTCTTGCCAGGGCGGATGATATTATGAAGGCCAGTGTAAGGGGGGATATTGAGAAACAGGTTGAAGAGGCCATTCCTGATAATGAGGCGGCAGATTTTAACCAGGGACTTATAGAGCTTGGAGCGCTGGTCTGCGTGCCGGGAGGTGTTCCCAAATGTGGGGAATGCCCTCTGGAAGAATTATGTATGGCTAGGGCAAAAGGTATCCAAAATCAACTTCCGGTCAGGTCAAAAGCAAAGGGGAGGAGAATTGAGAAGAGGACTGTATTGATTTTCAGGGACGGGGATACATTTGCTATTAAAAAGAGGCCAGAAACAGGACTTCTGGCAGGCTTGTATGAGCTGCCCAATTTAGAAGGGCATTTAAACCGTAAACAAATCCTTGAGTATTGCCGTTCTATAGGTTTGTTTCCGATTCATATACATAAGGCAGGGGAGGCTAAGCATGTATTCAGCCATGTGGAGTGGCACATGACAGGATATGAAATCAAGGTCGATGAGCTGGAAAGAAACTGCAGTGAAAATATGATTTTTGCCAGGTGCGATGAAATTGAGAAAAAATACCCTATTCCATCTGCCTTCGAAGCATACAAAAAACTGATACATTGATCTGCAGCGGCCTGGAAGGCAGGATACAGGGTGTGCTTCTGGGTATACGTTGGCCTGCAGCTATTTTGTAGCCTAGCTTCGGAGTAGAAGTTAGAGCTTACTCTGTTTTCTTGAAACGGGTAATTATTTATGCTATACTCAAGCAGGACAGTTATCTGTCAGAAGGAGCGGACAGTTTATGGATGGAAGAACAGCATTATCAAGACAGCAGCAAAAGTCAAGGGAGACTAAGGAAAAGATTTTTCAGGCCGCAAAGCGGATACTCCAGAAAGAGGGGTATGAAGAACTTTCTATTAAGAATATATGTGAAGAAGCAGGCGTTTCAAATGGAAGCTTTTATCATCATTTTAAGACAAAGGATGACCTGCTTTCATATTATATAGAGGATCAGCCAAGCATCAACCCGGATCTCCTTGATCTGCCTGCGGACTGTGATGAGGCGAAGCAGGCGATTATATATGTGTACCTCAATTACGTAGAGTATTGCCGTGAGCTTGGTGTAGAATTTATTTCAGGCTATTATGATACAAAGAACCAGGCGCTGAATCCTGCAATCCGTACAGAGCGCCCATATCCCATCGTTACAGTACAGACATATATTGAGCGGGCTGTAAGAGAGAATGCTATAGAGTTGGGAGTGGAAATTGAGGAATTTACCACAGATATCAGGATGATTGTAATAGGCAATGTATTTGAGTGGTGCCTGCGGGAGGGGAAAACAGATTTCGAAGGGAATATGAGGCGTTCCCTCGGAAAA of the Luxibacter massiliensis genome contains:
- a CDS encoding TetR/AcrR family transcriptional regulator, with amino-acid sequence MDGRTALSRQQQKSRETKEKIFQAAKRILQKEGYEELSIKNICEEAGVSNGSFYHHFKTKDDLLSYYIEDQPSINPDLLDLPADCDEAKQAIIYVYLNYVEYCRELGVEFISGYYDTKNQALNPAIRTERPYPIVTVQTYIERAVRENAIELGVEIEEFTTDIRMIVIGNVFEWCLREGKTDFEGNMRRSLGKYLDSTVLQRDDGK